One part of the Suncus etruscus isolate mSunEtr1 chromosome 2, mSunEtr1.pri.cur, whole genome shotgun sequence genome encodes these proteins:
- the GAPT gene encoding protein GAPT yields the protein MIKSCANTKVVIYIGISLFLFLVMCIIGCFWHWKRHNTRKFTLPTILQLERRRKPSSNSRIIKPKQKILVETEVYIDANGENKVEGNYENVNVRSFKTEEEKDDKLYENSQQPNFEEHVYGNETQTEYCNFQKTSASEDCQDEDIYILPDAY from the coding sequence ATGATAAAAAGTTGTGCAAACACTAAAGTGGTCATTTATAtaggaatttctctttttttatttttggtaatgtGTATAATTGGGTGCTTTTGGCACTGGAAACGCCACAATACAAGAAAATTTACCTTACCAACTATTTTGCAATTGGAAAGGAGAAGGAAACCCTCCTCTAATTCCCGTATTATTAAACCAAAGCAGAAAATTTTAGTTGAAACTGAAGTCTACATAGATGCTAATGGAGAAAATAAGGTAGAAGGAAACTATGAAAATGTGAATGTGCGCTCTTTtaaaactgaagaagaaaaagatgataaACTATATGAAAACTCTCAGCAGCCTAATTTTGAGgagcatgtatatggaaatgagACTCAAACTGAATATTGTAACTTCCAGAAGACTAGTGCTTCTGAAGATTGTCAAGATGAAGACATCTATATTCTTCCTGATGcatattga